The following proteins are encoded in a genomic region of Variovorax paradoxus:
- a CDS encoding DUF2231 domain-containing protein has translation MHARARFLGHPVHQMLVVFPLGLLATAVVFDIIYLISSSQVMAAVSYWMIAAGLVGGLLAAPFGTIDWLGIPAGTRAKRIGAMHGAGNVVVLLLFVLSFLLRDREDYAPGLAQMIWSFAGAGLAMVTAWLGGELVDRLGIGVDEDAGMNASSSLDKRHVATGK, from the coding sequence ATGCACGCAAGAGCCCGTTTTCTCGGCCACCCGGTGCACCAGATGCTGGTGGTGTTTCCGCTGGGACTGCTCGCCACGGCGGTGGTGTTCGACATCATTTACCTGATCAGCAGCAGCCAGGTCATGGCCGCCGTCTCTTACTGGATGATCGCGGCAGGGCTCGTGGGCGGCCTGCTTGCCGCGCCTTTCGGCACCATCGATTGGCTGGGCATTCCGGCAGGGACCCGGGCGAAGCGCATCGGCGCGATGCACGGCGCCGGCAACGTCGTCGTCCTGCTCCTGTTCGTCCTGAGCTTTCTATTGCGCGACAGGGAGGACTATGCCCCGGGCTTGGCCCAGATGATCTGGTCCTTCGCGGGCGCCGGCCTCGCGATGGTCACGGCCTGGCTGGGTGGCGAATTGGTGGACCGCCTGGGCATCGGCGTCGATGAAGACGCCGGCATGAACGCATCCAGCTCGCTGGACAAGCGGCATGTCGCGACCGGCAAGTAG
- a CDS encoding secondary thiamine-phosphate synthase enzyme YjbQ — protein MLEQTTTTLDFGTRGRGLVEITGAVGQWVERSGLQTGLLTLFVRHTSASLLVQENADPDVQADLDRFFARLVPDGDSLFRHRDEGPDDMPAHVRAALTAVQLSIPVTQGRMALGTWQGIYLWEHRLKPHSRQVVLHLIGS, from the coding sequence ATGCTCGAGCAGACAACGACAACGCTCGACTTCGGCACCCGCGGCCGGGGCCTTGTCGAGATCACCGGCGCCGTTGGCCAGTGGGTGGAGCGCTCCGGCCTTCAGACCGGCCTGTTGACGCTCTTCGTCCGGCATACGTCGGCCAGTCTGCTGGTGCAGGAGAACGCGGATCCGGATGTCCAGGCGGACCTCGACCGCTTCTTCGCGCGGCTGGTACCCGACGGCGACTCTCTTTTTAGGCACCGCGACGAAGGACCGGATGACATGCCCGCGCATGTCCGTGCGGCGCTGACCGCGGTTCAGCTGTCGATTCCGGTCACGCAGGGCCGCATGGCGCTAGGCACCTGGCAGGGCATCTATCTCTGGGAGCACCGGCTGAAGCCGCATTCAAGGCAAGTGGTCCTGCACTTGATCGGCTCCTAG
- a CDS encoding low affinity iron permease family protein: MDKFFASFANATAHAAGSPLAFLICIALVIAWAVSGPFFHFSENWQLTINTGTTIITFLMVFLIQNTQNRDGAALQTKLDELIRSSSAGDEFIGIEKLTDKELAELHEKCERAAKVSHAALDKTRNERVRRAHKGVVNEATRAESKT; the protein is encoded by the coding sequence ATGGACAAGTTCTTTGCATCTTTCGCCAATGCCACGGCGCACGCGGCCGGCAGTCCACTCGCCTTTCTGATCTGCATCGCGCTGGTCATCGCGTGGGCGGTTTCGGGCCCGTTCTTCCATTTTTCGGAAAACTGGCAGCTGACCATCAACACGGGCACCACCATCATCACGTTCCTGATGGTGTTCCTGATCCAGAACACGCAAAACCGCGACGGGGCGGCGCTTCAGACCAAGCTCGACGAGTTGATCCGTTCGTCGAGCGCCGGTGACGAGTTCATCGGCATCGAGAAGTTGACGGACAAGGAACTGGCCGAACTGCACGAGAAATGCGAACGGGCAGCCAAAGTGAGCCACGCGGCGCTCGACAAGACGCGCAACGAACGCGTGCGGCGCGCGCACAAGGGCGTAGTCAACGAAGCAACCAGAGCGGAAAGCAAAACATGA
- a CDS encoding DUF6766 family protein, translating into MKKSIWKLYGYGWVTLGFFLVSLVGHWVFGWFAYVDEQKNFGVPPEMSGYLIQMSRDTLENWQSEFLQLLWQIGGLAFLLYVGSPQSKEGDDRMEAKIDAILAAVDPKNADVLIDEIDQEYAGRHTDRRWTKLAEKDAS; encoded by the coding sequence ATGAAGAAATCGATTTGGAAACTGTACGGCTATGGGTGGGTCACCCTCGGCTTCTTCCTCGTTTCGTTGGTCGGGCATTGGGTCTTTGGCTGGTTCGCCTATGTCGACGAGCAAAAGAACTTCGGCGTTCCGCCGGAGATGTCGGGCTACTTGATCCAGATGTCGAGGGACACCCTGGAGAACTGGCAGTCGGAGTTCCTGCAACTGCTGTGGCAGATCGGGGGCCTGGCTTTCCTTCTCTATGTCGGCTCGCCGCAATCCAAGGAGGGAGACGACCGGATGGAGGCCAAGATCGATGCGATCCTGGCGGCGGTGGACCCGAAGAATGCCGATGTCCTGATCGACGAAATCGACCAGGAATACGCGGGACGGCACACCGATCGGCGCTGGACAAAGCTGGCAGAGAAAGACGCGTCGTAA
- a CDS encoding acyl-CoA dehydrogenase family protein, which translates to MFAEPSAKTRALLDRLQQFFDQHIYPNEARYHHEMDAFRRQGNAWQVSPLIEELKPIARAAGLWNMFLPHAHRDVPAISNLDYAPLCEVMGRVSWSGEVFNCSAPDTGNMETIERYGTEAHKDEWLAPLLAGEIRSGFLMTEPAVASSDATNIQCTIRREGDEYVINGRKWFSSGAGSPRCKIFIVMGKTDPDAPRHAQQSMVLVPRDSKGITVLRHLSVFGYDDAPHGHMEVLLEDVRVPAANILLGEGRGFEIAQGRLGPGRIHHCMRSIGAAERALELMCDRLRSRVAFGRPLAEQSIWHERIAESRCLIDQARLLTLNAAYKMDTVGNKEARAEIAMIKVVAPNMSCKVVDWAIQAHGAAGVSQDFWLAEAYAHQRTVRIVDGPDEVHRNAIAKLELAKRAQPAAAR; encoded by the coding sequence ATGTTTGCCGAACCCTCCGCCAAGACCCGCGCGCTGCTCGATCGACTTCAGCAGTTCTTCGACCAGCACATCTATCCCAACGAGGCGCGCTACCACCACGAGATGGATGCCTTCCGGCGCCAGGGCAACGCCTGGCAGGTGTCGCCGCTGATCGAGGAACTGAAGCCGATTGCGCGCGCGGCCGGTCTCTGGAACATGTTCCTGCCGCATGCGCACCGCGACGTCCCCGCCATCTCCAATCTCGACTATGCGCCGCTGTGCGAGGTGATGGGCCGCGTCTCCTGGTCCGGCGAGGTGTTCAACTGCTCGGCGCCCGATACGGGCAACATGGAAACCATCGAGCGCTACGGCACCGAGGCGCACAAGGACGAGTGGCTGGCGCCGCTGCTCGCCGGCGAAATCCGCTCGGGCTTTCTCATGACCGAGCCGGCCGTGGCCTCGTCGGATGCCACCAACATCCAGTGCACCATCCGCCGCGAAGGCGACGAGTACGTGATCAACGGCCGCAAGTGGTTCTCTTCCGGCGCGGGCAGCCCGCGCTGCAAGATCTTCATCGTGATGGGCAAGACCGACCCCGACGCGCCGCGCCACGCGCAGCAGTCGATGGTGCTGGTGCCGCGCGACTCCAAGGGCATCACGGTGCTGCGCCATCTCTCGGTGTTCGGCTACGACGACGCACCGCACGGCCACATGGAAGTGCTGCTGGAAGACGTGCGCGTTCCCGCGGCGAACATCCTGCTGGGTGAAGGGCGCGGTTTCGAGATTGCGCAAGGGCGGCTCGGCCCGGGGCGCATTCACCATTGCATGCGCTCCATCGGCGCCGCCGAGCGCGCGCTCGAGTTGATGTGCGACCGGTTGCGCAGCCGAGTCGCCTTCGGCCGCCCGCTGGCGGAGCAGTCGATCTGGCACGAGCGCATCGCCGAGTCGCGCTGCCTGATCGACCAGGCCCGCCTGCTGACGCTCAATGCGGCCTACAAGATGGACACCGTGGGCAACAAGGAAGCGCGTGCCGAGATCGCGATGATCAAGGTGGTCGCACCCAACATGTCGTGCAAGGTGGTCGACTGGGCGATCCAGGCGCACGGTGCCGCCGGCGTCAGCCAGGACTTCTGGCTCGCCGAAGCCTATGCGCACCAGCGCACGGTGCGCATCGTCGACGGGCCCGACGAGGTGCACCGCAACGCCATCGCCAAGCTCGAGCTGGCCAAGCGCGCGCAGCCTGCCGCCGCGCGCTGA
- a CDS encoding Bug family tripartite tricarboxylate transporter substrate binding protein gives MNRFLRCAAAVALASSAVAGWAQAWPSKPIRMIVPFPAGGPVDQTARALGTRVGAALKQPLLIDNKGGAAGVLGADAVAKAPADGYTLLFSSAGALSIVPNIAPSMPYNPQKDLQAVTLAVKVPTVLVVSADSKFKTLADLLDAARANPDKLNYASAGSGTTTHLEVELLKREAKVQMNHIPYRGAAPALTDLMGGQVDLMMADVPVVLPFIKAGKMRALAVTGIRRIPVLKEVQTTAELGLPKVEVYNWYGMLTPARTPPEIVDRLYREVNTALRTPELKESFAQQGIEVVGSRPEEFGPYIFAETARWGALARAVGAKLD, from the coding sequence ATGAACAGATTCTTGAGATGCGCGGCCGCAGTGGCATTGGCATCGAGCGCCGTCGCAGGCTGGGCGCAGGCCTGGCCGTCCAAGCCCATCCGCATGATCGTGCCCTTTCCCGCGGGCGGGCCGGTCGACCAGACGGCGCGCGCGCTGGGCACCAGGGTCGGCGCCGCACTGAAGCAGCCGCTGCTCATCGACAACAAGGGCGGCGCCGCAGGCGTGCTCGGCGCCGATGCGGTGGCCAAGGCGCCCGCGGACGGCTACACCCTGCTCTTCTCGTCGGCCGGCGCGCTGTCGATCGTGCCGAACATCGCGCCCTCGATGCCCTACAACCCGCAAAAGGATCTGCAGGCCGTGACACTGGCCGTCAAGGTACCGACGGTGCTGGTCGTCTCGGCCGACTCGAAATTCAAGACGCTGGCCGACCTGCTCGATGCGGCGCGCGCGAATCCCGACAAGCTCAACTACGCCTCGGCCGGCAGCGGGACCACCACGCACCTGGAGGTCGAGCTGCTCAAGCGCGAGGCCAAGGTCCAGATGAACCACATTCCATACCGCGGCGCCGCTCCGGCGCTCACCGACCTGATGGGCGGACAGGTCGACCTGATGATGGCCGACGTGCCCGTGGTTCTGCCCTTCATCAAGGCCGGCAAGATGCGCGCATTGGCAGTGACCGGCATCCGCCGCATTCCGGTGCTCAAGGAAGTGCAGACCACGGCCGAACTCGGCCTGCCCAAGGTCGAGGTCTACAACTGGTACGGCATGCTGACTCCCGCGCGCACCCCGCCCGAGATCGTCGATCGCCTCTACCGCGAGGTGAACACCGCATTGCGCACGCCGGAGCTCAAGGAGAGCTTCGCGCAACAGGGCATCGAAGTGGTGGGCAGCCGGCCCGAAGAGTTCGGCCCCTACATCTTTGCGGAAACCGCACGCTGGGGCGCCCTGGCCCGCGCCGTGGGCGCCAAGCTGGACTGA
- a CDS encoding amidohydrolase family protein yields the protein MPRISLPPPETMNAAQRAVHDKIVSGPRGKVQGPLRAALHNPELADKWQALGALLRYGTTLPPRLSELAILVTGRACCSPFEWYAHRLEAEKAGIEQPVIEAILAEADPPGLCADDAAVYRYAVELNRPQLGLRCNLRRRARALRRTDRRGTDGADRLLHDGGDDAQRPRDTAARRRGTRLCTAAAVGAPMSTAAAAAGWDCHAHLFGPYERFALAPDRSYTPPEALEAHYLDLLARLGLAHGVLVHPSAYGDDPALLLHTLARQPALRGVVVVRPGGALALRGLRERGVRGARFSHRSGADANFAGSASFDDLRELAPALAEAGLHAELWTDCDALGSIADALMALPVPVVIDHMGGFGVDAGIDAPGFRTLLKLLASGKVWVKLCAYRNLLNTPDWQAGRPFQQKMVEVNPGRLLWGSDWPHLRVAPAPDAVRLLAMFKDWAGSEAVVRQVLETNPEHLYR from the coding sequence ATGCCACGCATCTCCCTGCCCCCGCCGGAAACCATGAATGCCGCCCAGCGCGCGGTCCACGACAAGATCGTGTCGGGCCCGCGCGGCAAGGTGCAGGGACCGCTGCGCGCCGCACTGCACAACCCCGAACTGGCCGACAAGTGGCAGGCGCTCGGTGCGCTGTTGCGCTACGGCACCACCTTGCCGCCGCGCCTGTCGGAGCTTGCCATTCTGGTGACCGGCCGCGCCTGCTGCTCGCCCTTCGAGTGGTACGCGCACCGCCTCGAAGCCGAAAAGGCGGGCATCGAGCAGCCGGTCATCGAAGCCATCCTGGCCGAAGCGGACCCGCCCGGCCTTTGCGCGGACGACGCAGCGGTGTACCGCTACGCAGTCGAGCTCAACCGCCCACAACTCGGTCTCCGATGCAACCTACGCCGCCGCGCTCGCGCGCTTCGGCGAACGGACCGTCGTGGAACTGACGGCGCTGATCGGCTACTACACGATGGTGGCGATGACGCTCAACGCCCACGAGATACCGCTGCCCGAAGGCGTGGCACCCGCCTTTGCACTGCCGCAGCAGTCGGAGCTCCGATGAGCACCGCAGCCGCAGCGGCGGGTTGGGACTGCCACGCCCACTTGTTCGGCCCCTACGAACGCTTTGCGCTCGCGCCCGATCGCAGCTACACGCCGCCGGAGGCACTCGAGGCGCACTACCTGGACCTGCTTGCCAGGCTCGGCCTCGCGCACGGCGTGCTGGTGCACCCGAGCGCCTACGGCGACGACCCCGCACTGCTGCTGCACACGCTCGCACGGCAGCCCGCATTGCGCGGGGTGGTCGTGGTGCGGCCGGGCGGCGCGCTGGCGCTGCGCGGCCTGCGCGAGCGGGGGGTGCGAGGCGCCCGCTTCAGCCATCGCAGCGGTGCCGACGCCAATTTCGCGGGCAGTGCATCGTTCGACGATTTGCGCGAACTTGCGCCCGCGCTCGCCGAAGCGGGCCTGCATGCCGAGCTGTGGACGGACTGCGATGCGCTGGGCAGCATCGCCGATGCGCTGATGGCGCTGCCGGTGCCGGTCGTGATCGACCACATGGGAGGCTTCGGTGTGGATGCGGGCATCGATGCGCCGGGTTTTCGCACGCTGCTCAAGCTGCTGGCGTCCGGCAAGGTGTGGGTCAAGCTCTGCGCCTACCGCAACCTGCTGAACACGCCCGACTGGCAGGCGGGTCGTCCGTTCCAGCAAAAGATGGTCGAAGTCAATCCCGGCCGCCTGCTGTGGGGAAGCGACTGGCCGCACCTGCGTGTGGCGCCGGCGCCCGACGCCGTGCGGCTGCTCGCAATGTTCAAGGACTGGGCAGGCAGCGAAGCCGTGGTGCGGCAAGTGCTCGAGACCAATCCCGAACACCTCTACCGATGA
- a CDS encoding CaiB/BaiF CoA transferase family protein, protein MTIANGPLSHVRVLDLSRILAAPWAGQILADLGAEVIKVERPGAGDDTRSWGPPFLKDAQGRDTREAGYYLAVNRGKRSITVSLEKPEGQKIVKALAARADIVLENYKAGTLARYGLDEASLRKVNPRLVYCSVTGFGQTGPRRDQPAYDFLIQAMGGLMSVTGEKDGRPGGGPQKVGVPIVDLMTGMYTAVAVLAALARRNETGTGDSIDIAMLDVQVAALSNQAMNYLVSGKVPQRSGNAHPNIQPQDVYACADGDVILVVGNDSQFARLCGVFGRAEWAADQRFATNAQRVRNLGELSALLRNAFAGWTRAALVAALDKAGVPCGAINSLAEVFEDPQVKARGMLRHVPHPHGVDVPQVASPMRFAEAGLQARSAPPLLGQHSEDILAELGYDAAAIEALRSAGAI, encoded by the coding sequence ATGACCATTGCCAACGGCCCGCTGTCGCATGTGCGGGTGCTCGATCTCAGCCGAATCCTCGCTGCGCCATGGGCCGGCCAGATACTCGCCGATCTTGGCGCCGAGGTCATCAAGGTCGAGCGGCCCGGCGCCGGCGACGACACGCGCTCGTGGGGGCCGCCCTTCCTGAAGGATGCCCAGGGCAGGGACACGCGAGAGGCGGGGTATTACCTTGCCGTGAACCGCGGCAAGCGCTCGATCACCGTGAGCCTCGAGAAGCCCGAAGGGCAGAAGATCGTGAAGGCACTCGCCGCGCGGGCGGACATCGTGCTGGAGAACTACAAGGCCGGCACGTTGGCGCGCTACGGCCTGGACGAGGCCTCGCTGCGCAAGGTCAATCCACGCCTCGTCTATTGCTCGGTGACGGGGTTCGGCCAGACCGGGCCGCGCCGCGACCAGCCCGCCTACGATTTCCTGATCCAGGCCATGGGCGGGCTGATGAGCGTGACCGGCGAGAAGGACGGCCGGCCCGGCGGCGGCCCGCAGAAGGTCGGCGTTCCCATCGTCGACCTGATGACGGGCATGTATACCGCAGTGGCCGTGCTCGCGGCACTGGCGCGCCGCAACGAGACCGGCACGGGCGACAGCATCGACATCGCCATGCTCGACGTGCAGGTGGCCGCGTTGTCCAATCAGGCCATGAACTATCTGGTCTCGGGCAAGGTGCCGCAACGCAGCGGCAATGCCCATCCCAACATCCAGCCGCAAGACGTGTATGCCTGTGCCGACGGCGATGTGATTCTGGTGGTCGGCAACGACAGCCAGTTCGCCCGGCTGTGCGGCGTGTTCGGCCGCGCCGAATGGGCGGCCGACCAACGCTTTGCCACCAACGCGCAGCGCGTGCGCAACCTCGGCGAGCTGTCGGCCCTGCTGCGCAATGCGTTCGCCGGATGGACCCGCGCGGCGCTTGTGGCCGCGCTCGACAAGGCCGGCGTGCCATGCGGCGCCATCAACTCGTTGGCCGAGGTGTTCGAAGATCCGCAGGTCAAGGCGCGCGGAATGCTGCGCCACGTGCCGCATCCGCATGGCGTCGACGTGCCGCAGGTGGCCAGCCCGATGCGATTTGCCGAGGCCGGCTTGCAGGCCCGGAGCGCACCGCCGCTCTTGGGCCAGCACAGCGAAGACATCCTCGCCGAACTCGGCTACGACGCCGCCGCCATCGAGGCGCTGCGCAGCGCGGGAGCCATCTGA
- a CDS encoding glutathione S-transferase family protein — protein sequence MDEPTMKLHWSPKSPYVRKVVVCAHELGLLPRLEFVRSVAAMLKPNPALMADNPLSKIPTLVLADGRTLFDSAVICEYLNDLGNGGLFPASGGARWRALRWHALGDGMLDALILWRNEREREQPLQVLIDAFDLKMRASLKQLDGEAEALGNAPFSIGHVALGCALGYFDYRFGMLGWRELAPRLAGWFEVLRERPSFQFSEPVDG from the coding sequence ATGGACGAGCCGACGATGAAGCTGCATTGGTCGCCCAAGTCGCCCTATGTGCGCAAGGTGGTGGTTTGCGCGCACGAGCTGGGCCTGCTGCCGCGCCTGGAGTTCGTGCGCTCGGTGGCCGCCATGCTGAAGCCGAACCCGGCCCTCATGGCCGACAACCCGCTTTCGAAAATACCGACGCTGGTGCTCGCCGACGGGCGCACGCTGTTCGATTCCGCCGTGATCTGCGAGTACCTGAACGATCTCGGCAACGGCGGGCTTTTTCCGGCGAGCGGCGGCGCCCGCTGGCGGGCGCTGCGCTGGCATGCACTGGGCGATGGAATGCTCGACGCACTCATTCTCTGGCGCAACGAGCGAGAGCGCGAGCAGCCGCTTCAGGTGCTGATCGACGCTTTCGACCTCAAGATGCGCGCGTCGCTCAAGCAGCTCGACGGCGAGGCCGAGGCACTGGGCAATGCGCCGTTCTCCATCGGCCACGTGGCGCTCGGCTGCGCGCTCGGGTACTTCGACTATCGCTTCGGAATGCTCGGGTGGCGTGAGCTCGCGCCCCGGCTCGCCGGCTGGTTCGAGGTCTTGCGCGAACGGCCCTCGTTCCAGTTCTCCGAACCGGTCGACGGCTGA
- a CDS encoding enoyl-CoA hydratase/isomerase family protein — MNDLTQLDYQLHDHVATLTLNSPPVNALTRVLNDELTLALDRISELDDVRVVVLTGAGKVFCAGADLKGRASVIKGPGDLPAHSRRTRECFHAIRECAKPVICAINGAALGSGLAMAASSDILIASEKATLGLPEVDVGLLGGGRHAMRLFSHSRLRRMMLTGMRVTGAELYRLGIVEACVAPDELMPAALDIATAIASKSPVSTRMGKHTLNVIEDMSLRDGYRYEQDMTAQIAKTDDAKEAQRAFAEKRKPVFTGR; from the coding sequence ATGAACGACCTGACCCAGCTCGACTACCAACTGCACGACCACGTCGCAACGCTCACGCTCAACAGCCCGCCGGTGAACGCACTCACGCGCGTGCTCAATGACGAGCTCACGCTCGCGCTCGATCGCATCTCGGAATTGGACGACGTGCGTGTCGTCGTATTGACGGGCGCAGGCAAGGTGTTCTGCGCCGGCGCCGACCTGAAGGGGCGCGCCTCGGTCATCAAGGGACCGGGCGATCTCCCGGCGCATTCGCGCCGCACGCGCGAGTGCTTTCATGCCATTCGCGAATGCGCCAAGCCCGTGATCTGCGCCATCAACGGCGCCGCGCTCGGTTCGGGCCTTGCCATGGCCGCGTCGAGCGACATCCTGATCGCTTCCGAAAAGGCCACGCTCGGGCTGCCCGAAGTCGACGTGGGCCTGCTCGGCGGAGGCCGCCATGCAATGCGGCTTTTCAGCCACTCGCGCCTGCGCCGCATGATGCTCACGGGCATGCGCGTCACCGGCGCCGAACTCTACCGGCTTGGAATCGTCGAAGCTTGCGTGGCCCCCGATGAACTGATGCCCGCCGCACTCGATATCGCCACGGCCATTGCATCCAAGAGCCCGGTGTCCACCCGCATGGGCAAGCACACGCTCAACGTGATCGAGGACATGAGCCTGCGCGACGGCTATCGTTACGAGCAGGACATGACGGCGCAGATCGCGAAGACCGACGACGCGAAAGAAGCCCAGCGCGCCTTCGCCGAAAAGAGGAAGCCGGTGTTCACCGGACGCTGA
- a CDS encoding amino acid synthesis family protein, which translates to MSLIALRKRSLTIETVFHEGGPPSGKPLRIAAACAVIRNPYAGRHEPDLMPFMAELRSLGTSLAEELAAALGKDTVEAYGKAAIVGVNGELEHGAVWHEAGGWAMRQVLGEPKAIVPAAKAVAATGYRLMVPLHYIHAAYVRSHFNTVEVGIQDAPRPDEILFALAMADGGRIHSRLGGLTKDKVSMNDGQR; encoded by the coding sequence ATGTCACTGATCGCGCTGCGCAAACGAAGCCTGACCATCGAAACCGTCTTCCACGAGGGCGGCCCGCCGTCCGGGAAGCCGCTGCGCATTGCCGCCGCGTGTGCGGTCATCCGCAATCCCTACGCCGGCCGCCACGAGCCCGACCTGATGCCGTTCATGGCGGAACTGCGGAGCCTCGGCACCTCGCTGGCGGAAGAACTCGCCGCCGCGCTGGGCAAGGACACGGTCGAGGCCTACGGCAAGGCGGCCATCGTCGGTGTCAACGGCGAGCTCGAGCATGGCGCCGTCTGGCACGAGGCGGGCGGTTGGGCCATGCGGCAGGTGCTCGGCGAACCCAAGGCCATCGTGCCTGCGGCCAAGGCGGTGGCCGCAACCGGCTACCGGCTGATGGTGCCGCTGCACTACATCCATGCCGCCTACGTGCGCAGCCACTTCAACACCGTCGAAGTCGGCATCCAGGACGCGCCGCGGCCCGACGAGATCCTGTTCGCGCTGGCGATGGCGGACGGCGGGCGCATCCACTCGCGCCTCGGCGGCCTGACCAAGGACAAGGTCTCGATGAACGACGGGCAGCGCTGA
- a CDS encoding VOC family protein, translated as MNAPYIPNLSHCGIFCRDLVVMKRFYTGVFDMQETDRGVGGTFRYELVFLSGRDDQHHQLVLAGGRGADTPSTVMQLSFKVETIDHLREARRRALSLGATKMRGLNHGNALSIYCMDPEDNTVEVYLDTPWYVSQPHGDPLELDETDEAIWAQTERVVRSDPSFMPAEEWAARFAQRSEALRAASH; from the coding sequence GTGAACGCACCCTACATTCCCAACCTGTCCCACTGCGGCATCTTCTGCCGCGACCTCGTGGTGATGAAGCGCTTTTACACCGGCGTGTTCGACATGCAGGAGACCGACCGAGGCGTCGGCGGCACCTTCCGGTACGAGCTCGTGTTCCTGAGTGGTCGCGACGACCAGCATCATCAGCTGGTCCTGGCGGGCGGCCGCGGCGCCGATACGCCCAGCACCGTGATGCAGCTCTCGTTCAAGGTCGAGACCATCGATCATCTGCGCGAGGCACGCCGCCGCGCACTGTCGCTCGGCGCGACGAAGATGCGGGGCCTGAACCACGGCAACGCGCTCTCCATCTACTGCATGGACCCTGAAGACAACACGGTCGAGGTCTACCTCGATACGCCGTGGTATGTCAGCCAGCCACACGGCGATCCGCTCGAGCTCGACGAGACGGACGAAGCGATCTGGGCCCAGACCGAACGGGTGGTCCGATCGGACCCGAGCTTCATGCCGGCCGAAGAATGGGCGGCCCGCTTCGCCCAGCGCAGCGAGGCGCTGAGGGCCGCGAGCCACTGA
- a CDS encoding zinc-dependent alcohol dehydrogenase family protein, with protein MAMHTMRAVQLSETGGPEVLGLVDLPLPEPGPGQVRVKAAAIGAGGPDVLIRNGTYKWMPPLPAIPGNEMAGTVDAVGPGVARLPVGERVLVSARELPQRGGCYAEYICVSEAAPFVLPASIGFEDAVSLGNFQLAIALLASNGHLPAQTVLVPGAAGGVATALAQVARARGLRVIGTASSEEKRAFARENGVSEVIGSDAAALPERVMALTDGRGADLAFDHVGGPLFIACLRSLAPFGMAVSYNILAGPPSSDVFDELRKLLGKSLAIRTFSIHTVDNDVAQRRGLMEEAIALMAAGKVRAPRATRMPLADARQAHELLDRGGSLGKLVLIP; from the coding sequence ATGGCGATGCACACCATGCGCGCCGTGCAACTGTCGGAGACGGGCGGGCCCGAAGTCCTTGGGCTGGTCGATCTGCCGCTGCCCGAGCCCGGGCCGGGCCAGGTCCGCGTCAAGGCGGCGGCCATCGGCGCCGGCGGACCCGACGTGCTCATCCGCAACGGCACCTACAAATGGATGCCGCCGCTGCCTGCCATTCCCGGCAACGAAATGGCGGGAACGGTCGATGCGGTCGGTCCCGGTGTCGCGCGGCTGCCGGTGGGCGAGCGCGTGCTCGTGAGCGCGCGCGAGCTGCCGCAGCGCGGCGGCTGCTACGCCGAATACATCTGCGTGAGCGAAGCGGCGCCTTTCGTGCTGCCGGCGTCCATCGGCTTCGAGGACGCCGTGAGCCTGGGCAACTTCCAGCTTGCCATCGCCTTGCTCGCGAGCAACGGCCATCTGCCGGCGCAGACCGTCCTCGTACCCGGAGCCGCCGGGGGCGTTGCAACCGCGCTGGCGCAGGTCGCCCGCGCGCGCGGCCTGCGCGTGATCGGCACGGCTTCTTCGGAAGAGAAGCGCGCCTTCGCACGCGAGAACGGCGTGAGCGAGGTGATCGGCAGCGACGCCGCGGCGCTGCCCGAACGCGTGATGGCGCTGACCGATGGACGCGGTGCGGACCTGGCGTTCGACCACGTCGGCGGGCCGCTCTTCATCGCCTGCCTGCGGTCGCTCGCGCCCTTCGGCATGGCGGTCTCCTACAACATCCTCGCCGGCCCGCCATCGAGCGATGTGTTCGACGAACTGCGCAAGCTGCTGGGCAAGAGCCTGGCGATCCGCACCTTCTCCATCCACACCGTCGACAACGACGTGGCGCAGCGCCGCGGGCTGATGGAGGAGGCGATCGCGCTGATGGCGGCGGGAAAGGTGCGCGCCCCGCGCGCCACCCGCATGCCCCTCGCCGATGCCCGGCAGGCGCATGAACTGCTCGACCGCGGCGGTTCGCTCGGCAAGCTCGTCCTGATTCCCTGA